In Ovis canadensis isolate MfBH-ARS-UI-01 breed Bighorn chromosome 11, ARS-UI_OviCan_v2, whole genome shotgun sequence, one genomic interval encodes:
- the LIMD2 gene encoding LIM domain-containing protein 2: MFQAAGAAQATPSHEAKGGGSSSTVQRSKSFSLRAQVKETCTACQKTVYPMERLVADKLIFHSSCFCCKHCHTKLSLGSYAALHGEFYCKPHFQQLFKSKGNYDEGFGRKQHKELWAHKEVDPGTKTA, encoded by the exons ATGTTCCAGGCCGCCGGAGCCGCCCAGGCGACCCCCTCCCAT GAAGCCAAAGGTGGTGGTTCCAGCAGCACGGTTCAGCGCTCCAAG TCCTTCAGCCTTCGGGCCCAGGTGAAGGAGACCTGCACTGCCTGCCAGAAGACCGTGTACCCTATGGAGCGGCTGGTGGCTGACAAGCTCATTTTCCACAGCTCTTGCTTCTGCTGCAAGCACTGTCACACCAAGCTCAG CCTGGGCAGCTACGCAGCACTGCACGGGGAATTCTACTGCAAGCCCCACTTCCAGCAGCTGTTCAAGAGCAAAGGCAACTACGACGAAGGCTTTGGTCGGAAGCAGCACAAGGAGCTCTGGGCCCACAAGGAGGTGGACCCCGGCACCAAGACAGCCTGA